Proteins encoded together in one Paracidovorax wautersii window:
- the kynB gene encoding arylformamidase: MPPPSRLWDISAPVHAASPVFPGDTAYSQQWCAAIGPGCPVNVSAITLSPHVGSHADAPLHYDADGASIGHVPLEAFIGPCRVVHAIGCGPLITWAHIAHAVEDGALPSRVLVRTYDRMPVDRWDGQLTAYAPETIERLADRGVVLVGIDTASIDPADSKTLASHQVIRRRGLRVLENLVLDDVPPGDYELIALPLKLTTADASPVRAVLRGLK, from the coding sequence ATGCCCCCACCCTCTCGTCTCTGGGACATCTCCGCTCCCGTGCATGCCGCCAGCCCGGTCTTTCCGGGCGACACGGCCTATTCGCAGCAGTGGTGCGCCGCCATCGGGCCGGGCTGCCCGGTGAACGTCAGCGCCATCACGCTGTCCCCGCACGTCGGCTCCCATGCCGATGCCCCGCTGCATTACGACGCGGATGGCGCCAGCATCGGCCATGTGCCGCTGGAGGCCTTCATCGGGCCCTGCCGCGTGGTCCACGCCATCGGCTGCGGCCCGTTGATCACCTGGGCACACATCGCCCACGCGGTAGAGGACGGCGCCCTGCCCTCCCGCGTGCTGGTGCGCACCTACGACCGCATGCCCGTGGACCGCTGGGACGGCCAACTCACCGCCTACGCGCCCGAAACCATCGAACGCCTGGCCGACCGCGGTGTGGTGCTGGTGGGCATCGACACGGCCAGCATCGACCCGGCCGACAGCAAGACGCTCGCCAGCCACCAGGTGATCCGCCGCCGCGGGCTGCGCGTGCTGGAAAACCTGGTGCTGGACGACGTGCCGCCCGGCGACTACGAGCTGATCGCCCTGCCGCTCAAGCTCACCACGGCCGACGCATCGCCTGTGCGCGCCGTGCTGCGTGGGTTGAAGTGA
- the kynU gene encoding kynureninase, whose translation MTTLNDCRALDAADPLRPLRSHFALPDGVIYLDGNSLGVLPKAAAARVADVVAREWGTDLIRSWNTARWFDLPQRLGDQLAPLVGAGPGEVVCTDSTSINLYKVLSAALNMAREDSPGRTRIVSERSNFPTDLYIAEGLCKERGLELVLVEPEDIAAALTSDVAVLMLTHVNYRTGAMHDMEALTTAAHAQGILCVWDLAHSAGAVPVDLHGAGADFSIGCGYKYLNGGPGAPAFVWVHPRHADRFWQPLSGWWGHAAPFQFTPDYQPAPGITRYLCGTQPIISLSALQCGLDVFTAAQALGGMAALRQKSLALTDTFIDLVEARCAGHGLGLATPREHAQRGSQVCLTKDTGAYAIVQALIARNVIGDFRKGDGGTGRHKDILRFGFTPLYIGFEDVWNAVEHLREVLETGEWQRPEFNQNNAVT comes from the coding sequence ATGACCACCCTGAACGATTGCCGCGCGCTCGACGCCGCCGACCCTCTGCGCCCGCTGCGCAGCCACTTCGCCCTGCCCGATGGCGTGATCTACCTGGACGGCAACTCGCTGGGCGTGCTGCCCAAGGCCGCCGCCGCGCGGGTCGCCGATGTGGTGGCGCGCGAATGGGGCACGGACCTCATCCGTTCGTGGAACACCGCCCGCTGGTTCGACCTGCCGCAGCGACTGGGCGACCAGCTGGCGCCGCTGGTCGGCGCCGGTCCCGGCGAGGTGGTGTGCACCGACAGCACCTCCATCAACCTCTACAAGGTGCTGAGCGCTGCGCTGAACATGGCCCGCGAAGACAGCCCCGGCCGCACGCGCATCGTGAGCGAGCGCAGCAATTTCCCCACCGACCTGTACATCGCCGAAGGCCTGTGCAAGGAACGCGGCCTGGAGCTGGTGCTGGTGGAGCCCGAAGACATCGCCGCCGCGCTGACGAGTGACGTGGCCGTGCTGATGCTCACGCATGTGAACTACCGCACCGGCGCCATGCACGACATGGAGGCCCTCACGACCGCGGCGCATGCGCAAGGCATTCTGTGCGTCTGGGATCTGGCCCACAGCGCGGGCGCCGTGCCCGTCGATCTGCACGGCGCGGGCGCCGACTTCTCCATCGGCTGCGGCTACAAGTACCTGAACGGCGGCCCCGGCGCGCCCGCCTTCGTGTGGGTGCACCCGCGCCATGCCGACCGCTTCTGGCAGCCCCTGTCGGGCTGGTGGGGCCATGCGGCGCCCTTCCAGTTCACGCCGGACTACCAGCCCGCGCCGGGCATCACACGCTACCTGTGCGGCACGCAACCCATCATCAGCCTGTCGGCCCTGCAATGCGGGCTGGACGTGTTCACGGCGGCGCAGGCGCTGGGCGGCATGGCGGCGCTGCGCCAGAAGTCGCTGGCGCTCACCGACACCTTCATCGACCTGGTGGAGGCGCGCTGCGCCGGCCACGGCCTGGGCCTGGCCACGCCGCGCGAACACGCACAGCGCGGCTCGCAGGTCTGCCTCACCAAGGACACCGGCGCCTACGCCATCGTGCAGGCCCTCATCGCGCGCAACGTGATCGGTGACTTCCGCAAGGGCGACGGCGGCACCGGCCGGCACAAGGACATCCTGCGCTTCGGCTTCACGCCGCTGTACATCGGCTTCGAAGATGTGTGGAATGCCGTCGAGCACCTGCGCGAGGTACTGGAGACGGGCGAATGGCAGCGCCCGGAATTCAACCAGAACAACGCCGTGACCTGA
- the kynA gene encoding tryptophan 2,3-dioxygenase, which produces MCPHAQNAHATPSAPQSAEPTAAASGTPESIVHAERAQLDFSRDMSYGDYLQLDAILTAQKPLSSAHDEMLFIVQHQTSELWMKLMLHELRAAMGHVARDELQMAFKMLARVSKIMEQLVHAWDVLATMTPPEYSAMRPSLGQSSGFQSYQYRSIEFSLGNKNRAMLRPHEHRADLLAQVQAAFEAPSLYDEALRLLARRGIAVPADHLERDWTQPYQESEGVTQAWLTVYRDPQRYWDLYQLGEELTDLEDAFRLWRFRHVTTVERVIGFKRGTGGTGGVSYLRKMLDVVLFPEIWQLRTSL; this is translated from the coding sequence ATGTGCCCCCACGCCCAGAACGCCCACGCCACGCCCTCTGCACCCCAGAGTGCGGAACCCACCGCCGCTGCCAGCGGCACGCCCGAATCCATCGTCCACGCCGAGCGGGCGCAGCTCGACTTCAGCCGCGACATGAGCTACGGCGACTACCTGCAGCTCGACGCCATCCTCACGGCGCAAAAACCGTTGTCGTCCGCGCACGACGAGATGCTCTTCATCGTCCAGCACCAGACCAGCGAGCTGTGGATGAAGCTCATGCTGCACGAGCTGCGCGCGGCCATGGGCCACGTGGCGCGCGACGAGCTGCAGATGGCCTTCAAGATGCTGGCGCGCGTCTCCAAGATCATGGAGCAGCTGGTGCACGCCTGGGACGTGCTGGCCACCATGACGCCGCCCGAGTACAGCGCCATGCGCCCTTCGCTGGGCCAGTCCAGCGGCTTCCAGAGCTACCAGTACCGCAGCATCGAGTTCTCGCTGGGCAACAAGAACCGCGCCATGCTGCGCCCGCACGAACACCGCGCCGACCTGCTCGCCCAGGTGCAGGCCGCCTTCGAGGCCCCCTCGCTGTACGACGAGGCCCTGCGCCTGCTGGCGCGGCGCGGCATCGCCGTGCCGGCCGACCACCTGGAGCGCGACTGGACCCAGCCGTACCAGGAGAGCGAAGGCGTCACGCAGGCCTGGCTCACCGTGTACCGCGACCCGCAGCGCTACTGGGACCTCTACCAGCTGGGCGAAGAGCTGACCGATCTGGAAGACGCCTTCCGCCTCTGGCGCTTTCGCCACGTGACCACGGTGGAGCGCGTGATCGGCTTCAAACGCGGCACCGGCGGAACGGGCGGCGTGAGCTATCTGCGCAAGATGCTCGACGTGGTGCTGTTCCCCGAGATCTGGCAGCTGCGCACCTCGCTGTAG
- a CDS encoding glyoxalase superfamily protein, with amino-acid sequence MPASSHPPLPTKEQIALLPLFEGLDLDRIRLIRTDADAAAALQALIDLPVLGFDTESKPTFVQGDVSDGPHLVQFATPEHGWLFQLTTPGCRRAVQALLAAPRLVKAGFGLDNDRSQLARSLGGPVHALLDLDTVLRRLGYPRSMGVKTAIAVLFGQRFVKSKKTGTSNWARPQLTDAQQRYAANDAYAALRVYEALHAAPTSRALLEQLGSGDQAAAARAVAPSERQARPVRQAGSDARPAATIAANKQTRASAGQAPEADARTAAAAPSSGAQGLHVRQSVPVLRVDGVDEALRFYVGLLGFSVDWQWVDAHAAVEPAAAPRPADMPDTPRYLQVSRAGCVLHLSEHERDGAAGATVVLRCEGLVAFHAELTARGYATRRPGVEKVPWGGDLMTLTDPFGNRLRFVQE; translated from the coding sequence ATGCCAGCCTCCTCCCATCCTCCGCTGCCGACCAAGGAGCAGATCGCACTGCTGCCGCTGTTCGAGGGCCTGGACCTCGACCGCATCCGGCTCATCCGCACCGATGCCGACGCGGCTGCCGCGCTGCAGGCGCTGATCGATCTGCCCGTGCTGGGCTTCGACACCGAATCCAAGCCCACCTTCGTACAGGGAGATGTGTCGGACGGCCCGCACCTGGTGCAATTCGCCACGCCGGAGCACGGCTGGCTGTTCCAGCTGACCACACCCGGCTGCCGCCGCGCCGTGCAGGCGCTGCTGGCCGCGCCGCGCCTGGTCAAGGCGGGCTTCGGCCTGGACAACGACCGCAGCCAGCTGGCGCGTTCGCTGGGCGGCCCGGTCCACGCGCTGCTCGACCTCGACACCGTGCTGCGGCGCCTGGGCTACCCGCGGTCGATGGGCGTGAAGACGGCGATCGCGGTGCTGTTCGGCCAGCGCTTCGTCAAGTCCAAGAAGACCGGCACGTCGAACTGGGCGCGGCCGCAGCTCACCGATGCGCAGCAGCGCTACGCCGCGAACGACGCCTATGCCGCGCTGCGGGTGTACGAGGCGCTGCACGCCGCGCCGACTTCGCGTGCGCTGCTGGAGCAGTTGGGATCGGGTGATCAAGCCGCCGCCGCGCGGGCCGTCGCCCCCAGCGAGCGCCAGGCCCGGCCGGTGCGCCAGGCAGGCAGCGATGCCAGGCCGGCGGCCACCATCGCTGCCAACAAACAGACCCGCGCCTCTGCGGGGCAGGCGCCTGAGGCCGATGCGCGGACCGCTGCTGCCGCCCCGTCCTCCGGCGCGCAAGGTCTGCACGTCCGCCAAAGCGTGCCGGTGCTGCGCGTCGATGGCGTGGACGAAGCCCTGCGCTTCTACGTCGGGCTGCTGGGTTTTTCGGTGGACTGGCAATGGGTCGATGCGCATGCTGCCGTCGAACCGGCGGCAGCGCCCCGCCCGGCCGACATGCCCGACACACCCCGCTACCTGCAGGTATCGCGCGCAGGCTGCGTGCTGCACCTCTCGGAACACGAGCGCGACGGCGCGGCCGGCGCCACCGTGGTGCTGCGCTGCGAGGGGCTGGTGGCTTTTCACGCGGAACTCACTGCGCGCGGCTACGCGACCCGCCGGCCGGGCGTGGAGAAGGTGCCGTGGGGCGGCGACCTGATGACGCTGACCGACCCGTTCGGCAACCGGCTCCGGTTCGTACAGGAGTGA
- a CDS encoding adenosine deaminase produces MKVPVIPHQRLPELLRAMPKAELHIHIEGSLEPELIFALAERNHLTLPYASVEALRDAYAFTDLQSFLDIYYAGASVLLHEQDFYDMARAYLVRAAADNVVHAEIFFDPQTHTARGVPIEVVVNGLYRACADARTELGISASLILCFLRHLSEDDAFATLEQALPLQDKFIGVGLDSSEVGHPPEKFARVFARCRDLGLHLVAHAGEEGPPAYIWSALDVLKVERIDHGVQAVHDAQLMQRLAAERVALTVCPLSNQKLCVFPDLADHNLLQLLEAGLAVTVNSDDPAYFGGYLNDNFTQLFAAVPALNAKHAYQLAFNSLEASFVPQADKNAWQHQLKACFERFADHQG; encoded by the coding sequence ATGAAGGTTCCCGTCATTCCCCACCAGCGGCTGCCCGAGCTGCTGCGCGCCATGCCCAAGGCCGAGCTGCACATCCATATCGAGGGCTCGCTGGAGCCCGAACTGATCTTCGCGCTGGCCGAGCGCAACCACCTCACGCTGCCCTATGCCAGCGTGGAGGCGCTGCGCGATGCCTACGCCTTCACCGACCTGCAGAGCTTTCTGGACATCTACTACGCCGGTGCCAGCGTGCTCCTGCACGAGCAGGACTTCTACGACATGGCCCGCGCCTACCTGGTGCGCGCCGCGGCCGACAACGTGGTGCATGCCGAAATCTTCTTCGACCCGCAGACGCACACCGCGCGCGGCGTGCCCATCGAGGTGGTGGTCAACGGCCTGTACCGCGCCTGCGCCGATGCGCGCACCGAACTGGGCATCTCCGCATCGCTAATTCTGTGCTTCCTGCGCCACCTCAGCGAAGACGACGCCTTCGCCACCCTGGAGCAGGCGCTGCCCTTGCAGGACAAATTCATCGGCGTGGGGCTGGACAGCAGCGAGGTGGGCCACCCGCCCGAGAAGTTCGCCCGCGTCTTTGCGCGCTGCCGTGACCTGGGCCTGCACCTGGTGGCCCATGCCGGCGAGGAAGGGCCCCCGGCCTATATCTGGAGCGCGCTGGATGTGCTGAAGGTCGAGCGCATCGACCACGGCGTGCAGGCCGTGCACGACGCCCAGCTGATGCAGCGCCTGGCCGCCGAGCGCGTTGCGCTCACCGTCTGCCCGCTGTCCAACCAGAAGCTGTGCGTCTTTCCCGATCTGGCGGACCACAACCTGCTGCAGCTGCTGGAAGCGGGGCTGGCCGTCACCGTCAATTCGGACGACCCGGCGTACTTCGGCGGCTACCTCAACGACAACTTCACGCAGCTGTTCGCCGCCGTGCCGGCGCTGAACGCCAAGCACGCCTACCAGCTGGCGTTCAACAGCCTGGAGGCGAGCTTCGTGCCGCAGGCCGACAAGAACGCCTGGCAGCACCAGCTGAAGGCCTGCTTCGAGCGCTTTGCCGACCACCAGGGCTGA
- a CDS encoding sigma-70 family RNA polymerase sigma factor, whose amino-acid sequence MPSAPSSGHPDLETLFRQHHAWLFGRLLRRASNHGDAEDVASETFLQIGQDPARTDLRDPRAFLTTVAKRLLFQLWRRQDLERAYLDTLRGRPEAAALSQEDHAMWIEAIAQIDRVLAALPSPVRTAFLLSRLDGLSYPEIAAQLGVSLATVERHMQRALLQCLRHAP is encoded by the coding sequence ATGCCGTCCGCACCCTCTTCTGGCCACCCCGATCTGGAAACCCTCTTCCGCCAACACCATGCGTGGCTGTTCGGCCGGTTGCTGCGCCGCGCGTCCAACCATGGCGATGCGGAAGACGTGGCGTCAGAGACCTTCCTGCAGATCGGCCAGGACCCGGCGCGCACGGACCTGCGCGATCCGCGGGCCTTTCTCACCACGGTGGCCAAGCGGCTGCTGTTCCAGCTGTGGCGGCGCCAGGATCTGGAGCGGGCGTATCTGGACACCCTGCGCGGGCGCCCCGAGGCGGCCGCGCTCTCGCAGGAAGACCACGCCATGTGGATCGAAGCCATCGCGCAGATCGACCGCGTGCTGGCCGCCTTGCCATCCCCGGTCAGGACCGCCTTTCTGCTGTCACGTCTGGACGGGCTGAGCTACCCCGAGATCGCCGCGCAGCTGGGCGTTTCGCTCGCCACCGTCGAGCGCCACATGCAGCGGGCGCTGCTGCAATGCCTGCGCCACGCGCCGTGA
- a CDS encoding DUF4880 domain-containing protein, protein MPAPRAVNDEALQAAVQWRVRQEAGRFDAQAQRRFEQWLQADALNRQAWERVGATVLEGPLATVRAWHGRGDAGSGASAAQAVEQTLFRARRRRTLRGALAVAGMAGTAGLIAQRQVPLDELWADVHTRTAERRTFAWSDGAAALLDARSAADTSHTAEGRRFILRAGALVATPARGQSVTVETAYGTAVAHAGRLACRLQGDGLEVVAQEQGALLRTPAGQTARLQAGDGAHLSARGIERIAGPALARTAWQRGMLAAEDWSVGEVIDAVRPYTAGFLQVSAAAARLRVFGVFRLDADEVLDGLAYLLPLKIVHLGPWLRRVDVAAPA, encoded by the coding sequence ATGCCTGCGCCACGCGCCGTGAACGACGAGGCGCTGCAGGCCGCCGTGCAATGGCGTGTGCGGCAGGAAGCCGGCCGTTTCGATGCGCAGGCGCAGCGCCGCTTCGAGCAATGGCTGCAGGCCGATGCACTGAACCGCCAGGCCTGGGAGCGCGTGGGCGCCACGGTGCTGGAGGGGCCCCTGGCCACCGTGCGCGCCTGGCACGGCCGGGGGGACGCCGGCAGCGGTGCCAGCGCCGCACAGGCCGTGGAGCAGACCCTTTTCCGGGCCCGGCGGCGGCGCACGCTGCGCGGTGCGCTGGCCGTCGCCGGCATGGCCGGCACCGCCGGCCTGATCGCGCAGCGGCAGGTGCCGCTGGACGAACTCTGGGCCGACGTGCACACCCGCACGGCAGAGCGCCGCACGTTCGCCTGGTCCGACGGGGCTGCGGCCCTGCTGGATGCGCGCTCCGCCGCGGACACCTCCCACACGGCCGAAGGCCGGCGGTTCATCCTACGGGCCGGGGCACTGGTGGCCACGCCAGCACGCGGGCAGTCCGTGACGGTGGAGACGGCCTACGGCACGGCCGTGGCCCACGCCGGCCGCCTGGCCTGCCGGCTGCAGGGCGACGGGCTGGAAGTCGTTGCGCAGGAACAGGGCGCGCTGCTGCGCACCCCGGCCGGCCAGACCGCCCGCCTGCAAGCCGGCGACGGCGCGCATCTCTCAGCGCGCGGGATCGAGCGCATCGCAGGGCCTGCGCTGGCGCGCACGGCCTGGCAGCGCGGCATGCTGGCGGCCGAGGACTGGTCCGTGGGCGAGGTCATCGACGCCGTGCGGCCGTACACGGCCGGCTTCCTCCAGGTGTCCGCCGCCGCCGCCCGCCTGCGCGTGTTCGGTGTCTTCCGGCTGGATGCCGACGAGGTGCTCGACGGCCTGGCCTACCTCCTGCCCCTGAAGATCGTGCACCTGGGGCCGTGGCTGCGGCGCGTGGACGTCGCCGCACCGGCCTGA
- a CDS encoding TonB-dependent receptor, translated as MPLTSLHRTRLQPLVCALLLTCAAWPAFAQPTPSPAASAPGALDIPAGPLTDTLTRIGQQTGRTIVADPALLAGQRAPAVRGALAPRQAVGQALAGSGLAVDEGPSGALRIRLRTPADGADRPAPAAATPIAGDATTAAPAGAETAATLAPVVVADRRLGGSLMQPTRQVTVIEAQELDDLRASAPNLGALLTKAVPGLSDSSRNLTDFGQTLRGRNALVIVDGIPLNTNRDSSRNLVNIDPSRIERVEVVRGSSAIYGSGATGGVISVTTRPVGGEPVAQTTVGLDAALSHLDRHGLGGQVQHYFSGRGDVVDYELDLSGRRIGGAYDGHGDRVAPDASQGDLFDSNHYSVGGKLGLRIDADQRIQIAASYLRAHQHSDYASDPAVNSAPLGSAAARALRGLSLADQNQVENTLLSVGYDHKDLGGSSLSALLYGRDNFTRFAPADLRTNVNRGNNVDQVMQNNKVFGGRLTIDTPLDAQQATRLVWGADFIEERSNMPLDVFDPAAYDASGGLVFRPIRRLTYMPWTTTRSLGAFGQLQHRFSDRWSAEGGLRYERAQASFDDFQPLSQSRRPNPATVSGSKVSYDALLYNAGVSFKPVRNHEVYASFSQGFDLPDIGLQVRNAGAAFDINASDLEPVETDNFELGWRGSVGDTAATLAAFHSRSDLGAIQSFNNGLRLQRTRERIRGIEATIDHYGTDWSTGGTLTWMQGRETPQGAAQDQIMTGYRIPPLKVTAYVQYQSGERWSVRTQLTWFGARDYRLPDGRTQFARADVHSYYTVDIVGRWRIDPKNSVTVGVQNLFNRYYLPLYSQLMRSGRNDSRLPAAGAVLTASYTHRW; from the coding sequence ATGCCCCTGACCTCCCTCCATCGCACGCGCCTGCAGCCGCTGGTCTGCGCCCTGCTGCTGACCTGCGCCGCCTGGCCCGCCTTCGCCCAGCCGACCCCCTCGCCTGCCGCCAGCGCGCCGGGCGCTCTCGACATTCCCGCCGGTCCGCTCACGGACACGCTCACCCGCATCGGCCAGCAGACCGGTCGCACCATCGTCGCCGACCCCGCGCTGCTGGCCGGCCAGCGCGCGCCCGCCGTCCGAGGCGCACTGGCCCCGCGGCAGGCCGTGGGACAAGCGCTGGCTGGCTCCGGCCTGGCGGTCGACGAAGGCCCGAGCGGCGCCCTGCGCATCCGGCTGCGGACGCCGGCAGACGGGGCCGACCGCCCCGCCCCCGCTGCAGCCACGCCCATCGCCGGCGATGCCACCACCGCCGCCCCTGCGGGGGCTGAAACGGCGGCCACGCTCGCCCCGGTGGTCGTGGCCGACCGGCGGCTCGGCGGCTCGCTGATGCAGCCCACCCGCCAGGTCACCGTGATCGAAGCGCAAGAGCTCGACGACCTGCGGGCCAGCGCGCCCAACCTGGGCGCCCTGCTGACCAAGGCCGTTCCGGGCCTGTCCGACTCCAGCCGCAACCTGACCGACTTCGGCCAGACCCTGCGAGGGCGCAACGCGCTGGTCATCGTGGACGGCATCCCGCTCAACACCAACCGCGACAGCTCGCGCAACCTGGTCAACATCGACCCCAGCCGCATCGAACGGGTGGAAGTGGTGCGCGGCAGCAGCGCCATCTACGGCAGTGGCGCGACGGGCGGCGTGATCTCCGTGACCACGCGCCCGGTCGGCGGGGAGCCGGTGGCGCAGACCACGGTAGGCCTGGATGCCGCGCTGTCCCATCTGGACCGCCATGGCCTGGGAGGGCAAGTCCAGCACTACTTCTCGGGCCGCGGCGATGTCGTCGATTACGAGCTGGACCTGTCCGGGCGCCGCATCGGTGGGGCCTATGACGGCCACGGCGACCGCGTGGCGCCGGACGCCAGCCAGGGCGACCTGTTCGACTCCAACCACTACAGCGTGGGCGGCAAGCTGGGCCTGCGCATCGATGCGGACCAGCGCATTCAGATCGCGGCGAGCTATCTGCGGGCGCACCAGCACTCCGACTACGCCAGCGACCCTGCCGTCAACAGCGCCCCGCTGGGCAGCGCGGCGGCCCGGGCGCTGCGCGGGCTGTCGCTGGCAGACCAGAACCAGGTGGAGAACACGCTGCTGAGCGTGGGCTACGACCACAAGGACCTGGGGGGCAGCAGCTTGTCGGCGCTGCTCTATGGCCGGGACAACTTCACCCGGTTTGCACCGGCCGATCTGCGCACCAACGTGAACCGTGGCAACAACGTGGACCAGGTGATGCAGAACAACAAGGTCTTCGGCGGGCGGCTCACCATCGACACCCCGCTGGATGCACAGCAGGCCACTCGCCTGGTGTGGGGCGCGGACTTCATCGAAGAGCGCAGCAACATGCCGCTGGACGTGTTCGATCCGGCGGCCTACGACGCCAGCGGCGGCCTGGTGTTCCGGCCCATCCGCCGGCTGACGTACATGCCCTGGACGACGACGCGCAGCCTGGGCGCCTTCGGCCAGCTGCAGCACCGCTTCAGCGACCGCTGGTCCGCCGAGGGCGGCCTGCGCTACGAGCGTGCGCAGGCTAGCTTCGACGACTTCCAGCCGCTGTCCCAGTCGCGCCGCCCGAACCCGGCCACGGTGAGCGGCAGCAAGGTCAGCTACGACGCCCTGCTCTACAACGCGGGCGTGTCCTTCAAGCCCGTGCGCAACCACGAGGTGTACGCCTCGTTCAGCCAGGGCTTCGATCTGCCGGACATCGGCCTGCAGGTGCGCAATGCCGGCGCGGCGTTCGACATCAATGCGTCCGACCTCGAACCGGTGGAGACGGACAACTTCGAACTGGGCTGGCGTGGCAGCGTGGGCGATACGGCCGCCACGCTGGCGGCGTTCCACTCCCGCTCGGACCTGGGCGCCATCCAGTCCTTCAACAACGGCCTGCGCCTGCAGCGCACGCGCGAGCGCATCCGCGGCATCGAAGCGACCATCGACCACTACGGCACGGACTGGTCGACCGGCGGCACGCTGACCTGGATGCAGGGCCGTGAGACGCCGCAGGGCGCGGCGCAAGACCAGATCATGACCGGCTACCGCATCCCGCCGCTGAAGGTCACCGCCTATGTGCAGTACCAGTCCGGCGAACGCTGGAGCGTGCGCACGCAGCTGACCTGGTTCGGCGCACGCGACTACCGCCTGCCCGACGGGCGCACCCAGTTCGCCCGCGCCGACGTGCACAGCTACTACACGGTGGACATCGTCGGACGCTGGCGCATCGACCCCAAGAACTCGGTGACCGTGGGGGTGCAGAACCTGTTCAACCGCTACTACCTGCCGCTGTACAGCCAGCTCATGCGCAGTGGCCGCAACGACAGCCGCCTGCCCGCGGCGGGCGCGGTGCTGACGGCCAGCTACACGCACCGCTGGTGA
- a CDS encoding BMP family ABC transporter substrate-binding protein, whose translation MNDISKRSLLKVAALSAVAAAALAGCGKKEEPAPAPAAAPAAAAPAPKAEPLKIAFAYVGPVGDGGWSFAHDNGRKAIEKEFGDKVVTSFVESVPESADAERVLRDMAGQGNKLIFGTTFGYMETIQKIAPDFKDVKFEHATGYKTAENVRTYDSRTYEGAYMAGVIAGAMTKTNTLGVVGSVPIPEVIRNINSFTLGAQSVNPKIKTKVVWVNEWFSPPKETEAATSLINGGADVLFQNTDSPAVLKTAQEKGKRAFGWDSDMTAYGPKAHLGSAVINWGPYYIKATKDALEGTWTTGQSWWGVKEGAIDMVSIAEDVPAETKAKVDEVKKGLQDGSFVIWKGPIVGQDGKEILAKDAVADDKFLGGVNFYVKGVEGSVPGGDKK comes from the coding sequence ATGAACGACATCTCCAAGCGCTCCCTGCTCAAGGTGGCTGCGCTCTCCGCCGTGGCGGCTGCCGCGCTGGCCGGCTGCGGCAAGAAGGAAGAGCCCGCACCGGCGCCCGCCGCCGCACCTGCCGCGGCCGCGCCGGCACCCAAGGCCGAGCCTTTGAAGATCGCGTTCGCCTACGTCGGCCCGGTGGGCGACGGCGGCTGGTCGTTCGCCCACGACAACGGCCGCAAGGCGATCGAGAAGGAATTCGGCGACAAGGTCGTGACGAGCTTCGTGGAAAGTGTCCCGGAATCTGCCGACGCCGAGCGCGTGCTGCGCGACATGGCCGGCCAGGGCAACAAGCTGATCTTCGGCACGACCTTCGGCTACATGGAAACCATCCAGAAGATCGCGCCCGACTTCAAGGATGTGAAGTTCGAGCACGCCACCGGCTACAAGACGGCCGAGAACGTGCGCACCTACGACAGCCGCACCTACGAAGGCGCCTACATGGCCGGTGTGATCGCCGGTGCCATGACCAAGACCAACACGCTGGGCGTGGTGGGCTCGGTGCCGATTCCCGAGGTGATCCGCAACATCAACAGCTTCACGCTGGGCGCGCAGTCGGTCAATCCCAAGATCAAGACCAAGGTGGTGTGGGTGAACGAATGGTTCAGCCCGCCGAAGGAAACGGAAGCCGCCACCTCGCTGATCAACGGCGGCGCCGACGTGCTGTTCCAGAACACCGACTCCCCCGCCGTGCTGAAGACGGCGCAGGAAAAGGGCAAGCGCGCCTTCGGCTGGGACTCCGACATGACCGCCTACGGCCCCAAGGCCCACCTGGGCTCGGCCGTGATCAACTGGGGCCCGTACTACATCAAGGCCACCAAGGATGCGCTGGAAGGCACCTGGACGACCGGCCAGAGCTGGTGGGGCGTGAAGGAAGGCGCGATCGACATGGTGTCCATCGCCGAAGACGTGCCGGCCGAAACCAAGGCCAAGGTCGACGAAGTGAAGAAGGGCCTGCAGGACGGCAGCTTCGTGATCTGGAAGGGCCCGATCGTCGGCCAGGACGGCAAGGAAATCCTGGCCAAGGACGCCGTGGCGGACGACAAGTTCCTGGGCGGCGTGAACTTCTACGTCAAGGGCGTGGAAGGCAGCGTGCCCGGCGGCGACAAGAAGTAA